AATTGGCTGCCTGGGCGTCGCTGCGGCGTGGAGTTGGGCCCTTCTTCCCGTGAGTCTTCGAGTCCTGTTGCTTCGAAGACTCCTGCGGAGTGCTTTCCTCGCTTGCCGGTTGCTGCTTGGCCATGGTGTCCTTTGTCGTGAAGCGGATGCGTAAACGCGTAACGTCCATCTTAAGGGGAAGTGGCCCGCCGCACACGAATTGGTGTCTACGGCGACAATCGAAATAGTTCCTTTACCAAAGAGTCACAGCTATTGCCACGTTTATGACGCGAAGACCGCGATGTGACGCCGTGTGACGAGATGCGTCGAGTGTGACGTCATAATTCGGCGCACGGGCGGGGAGATTCCTAGTCTTCATAGGTCCCATTCTTTTTCAATCACCCGCTCTGGCCTCCGCGCCAGCACAACGGAGGACCCTCGATGACTACTCGCGCGCGCATCCTTGCCACACTGGCGACCGCATCCGTAGCTGCACTGGCCCTGGCCGGATGCGCAGGTGGCGGAGGTGGCGCCTCGAGCGGAGCGACGGGGGAGCCGGTCCAGGGTGGCAGCCTCGCCTTCGGCATTCCCGACGACATGGGCTGCGTCGACCCGCAGCAGGTCAGCAGCAACGACAACATCAACATCGCGAAGCAGACCGTCGCGAGCCTCACCGCGCAGAACCCCGAGACGGGTGAGATTGAGCCGTGGCTCGCGCAGGAATGGACGGTTAGCGAGGATGCGACCGAGTTCACTTTCACGCTGCGCGACGGCGCGACCTTCTCGGACGGCACCCCGATCGACGCGGAGGCCGTCAAGCTCAACTTCGAGGGCATCGTGGAGCTCGGCAGCGTCGCGCCGCTCGGCGGGAGCTACCTCACTGGCCTCGACTCGATCACCGTGGTCGACCCGTCGACCGTGACGATCAAGTTCTCGCAGCCCTCGGCGCAGTTCCTGCAGGCGACCTCGACTCACGCGCTCGGGCTTATCTCGGCAGACTCTGTCGCGCTGAGCCAGGAAGAGCGTTGCGCGGGCGACTACATCGGGTCTGGCCCGTTCGTGCTCGACAGTTACACCCCGAACTCGGGAGCCGAGCTCTCGGGCCGCGAGGACTACGCGTGGGCGCCTGCGTTCTCGGAAAACCAGGCTGCGCCGTACCTCTCGACGCTTTCCTTCACGGTTATCCCGGAGTCCTCGACGCTCACCGGTGCGCTGCAGTCGAACCAGATCCAGGCATCGGCAAACATTTCGCCGCTCGACCAGACAGTGCTCTCCGACGCGGGCTTCCCGC
This DNA window, taken from Gulosibacter molinativorax, encodes the following:
- a CDS encoding ABC transporter substrate-binding protein, translating into MTTRARILATLATASVAALALAGCAGGGGGASSGATGEPVQGGSLAFGIPDDMGCVDPQQVSSNDNINIAKQTVASLTAQNPETGEIEPWLAQEWTVSEDATEFTFTLRDGATFSDGTPIDAEAVKLNFEGIVELGSVAPLGGSYLTGLDSITVVDPSTVTIKFSQPSAQFLQATSTHALGLISADSVALSQEERCAGDYIGSGPFVLDSYTPNSGAELSGREDYAWAPAFSENQAAPYLSTLSFTVIPESSTLTGALQSNQIQASANISPLDQTVLSDAGFPLENRANPGVVYMWQPNIDHPIAGDEAVRQAMLHALDRDAIADLMTEADRPATSLLSDSTPNYSDQSDLLTYDPEGAKQTLDDAGWVEGADGIRERDGEKLSFTLDYWQPTTDQLQLMQQQLRAVGIDMQLQQVTVADMFSTINDEGNTGQWANLTRADADALNSILGPNALYKSNRDTPELDEHLAAQATLLDPAERQAEVDATVKAFLEDAVVIPVFQLSTTIVTTPTTHGVNFDGQSRMDFQNAWTE